The DNA window GGAGACATAGATTCAGTACATGTAGTGAGCAAATTAAGGAAGTGGTGTCATACTGAAATAATCTCTGTTGGTCCTGCAAAAGaggaaaagaagaaggaagaaccTAAGCCTGATGTGAAGAAGGATCAAATTCAATTAATTGAAGCTTATCCTCATTATTATCATATGCCACAACCACAATTTATTCAATATTCCTCTGTTGCAAGATTTGAACAAGATCCTATTGGTTGTGTCATTTGCTGATTTTCAATATACTAAGAGAAAGATGttgtcttttctttttattttaaggaTTTTTATTTCAGTAAACTGGAATCATTAAATGTAAGTGTAGGGATAATGTTAATCTCTTCCTGAACAATTAATGAGTAAATATTTTTAACGAATGGCAGAGAATCCATTAACAAAAATTGTGTCTTAACCATACAAAACTTATCATTTAAACCTGTTGTTAAGAATCGGTTACAAATCAATTAATATTGATTTGTATTCAATTAGTCATaagtatatattatattattatctaTTGTGTATACCTATTTTGCATGTAAATATACCGCATGTGTGATCATATATTCGACACAcaaaaatacaatcacaacaACATGGTAACGAGAGTTGGTTGACTCACTGTCTTCTAGACAAATTTTTTTCGTTTCCGCAAAATATCCGGCCATTCACTACACTGCATGAGCGCACCTCTGCTCCCAACGACTTATCCGACGCTGTAACCATACCGCCGGCATCGTCTCCTTCCGATCAGCCGGTACCCAACATCGCCGTCGTGATCCGCCTTACAACGCGCCCTGCCGCCACCTGCGCATGGATCTCCTGCGATGCATTCCCTCCATGCGTGACAGCGCATCCCGCCGCCTCTGCCACAACCGTTTTCGTTGCCGGCACCGTCTTCCTGTGCTCTTTCGAGATGTGCTCTCGGTTTTTCCATCCAAGTAACCAAAAATCATGTGAGATACCGATTCTGTCACTTTTACGAAGGTTCCACTTATCCCGTGTAAGAAACTCATCGGAATAGCCAACTATAATATATGGGCCGGTATTGTCAAAATTTGGTTTCATTGTTAAGGACATGAAGTTCACTTAACTACAAAATTAGAAAATATTACCGCTGCCAAACGCGATAAGTGGAAACAAACGCGATAATCTTCAAGTACAATACCATGCCTTTACCACTTGCAATGAGGTTTGGAAAAAGGTTAAGAAAGTGTTCTCCAATGATGTCCACAATCTTTACAGAGTCATTATCAAACTCAACTTATGCTGAACAAAAAAGTAAGTATTTCATTATCGTGGCACTTGCCAGACTACCATCAGAGCTTGACTCCGTCTGAAATATGATTTTATCAGGATCCAATATTCCTAACTATGAAGTAGTTAGTGAACAACTATTGTGTTTGGCTACACATCATGTCTTTGGACCGGTATCCACTCCATCTCCCACTGAATCATCTGTTCTTGCTTCCCACTATATCATGGTCGTGGTGGACGAACCGAAGGAAGGGGTGGACAACGTCATCATATTCATTGTAACTATTGCAATCGTTACGGTCACATTGAAGTTGATTGCCATATAAAGGCAAgagaacaacaacgacaaccaCGAGTCATTGCCGTCCCTGAACCGGACAACACTAAAGACATTACAATTCTTGTCGCTGATTACAATGATTTCCTCCAATTCAAAGCAGCCCATCAACCATCATCATCTATCGTTGTTGCTCAGTAGAAATATCCTGTAGCCTTTGTATCTACATCCAAGAGTTTTATGCTGAAATTAAAAACCAATTTAACACTTTCATTAAAATTTTACGCACATATAATGCTCGTGAATATATGTCATCCCagtttcaatattttttaaaatcacagGAAATTATTCACCAATCATCATGTGCTCATACACCACAACATAACGGTGTTGTTGAACGGAAGAATCGTCATTTAGTTGAAATCGCACAGACTCTTTTACTTTACCGCAATGTACCTTCTCGTTTTTGGGGTGATGCTCTCCTCACAGCCTGTCACCTTATCAACCGAATGCCTTCACCGGTCCTTCAAGATCAGATTCCATACTCTATCATGAATCTACAACATGACTTCTACCCCATTGCGCTTTGCGCCTTTGGTTGCACATTCTTTGTTCATGATCTTAGTCCAGGTAAAGACAAAATGTCTGCCAAATTTCTACAACATTTTTTCTAGGCTACTCACATATATAAAAAGGATATCGTTGTTTTTGTCCTTAACTTCAACGGTACATTGTTTCCTCTGATAT is part of the Vicia villosa cultivar HV-30 ecotype Madison, WI linkage group LG2, Vvil1.0, whole genome shotgun sequence genome and encodes:
- the LOC131653107 gene encoding heavy metal-associated isoprenylated plant protein 39-like isoform X1, which gives rise to MMKVVLKVDLYDDRTKQKAMKTVSGISGIESVSVDMKDKKLTLIGDIDSVHVVSKLRKWCHTEIISVGPAKEEKKKEEPKPDVKKDQIQLIEAYPHYYHMPQPQFIQYSSVARFEQDPIGCVIC